A single genomic interval of Corylus avellana chromosome ca10, CavTom2PMs-1.0 harbors:
- the LOC132164585 gene encoding pentatricopeptide repeat-containing protein At5g01110, with product MQPHFQMATQRLLSPKPTIRTLTTITKPSFHDQTCSHRPHSLSSPPNPDLNHGLRTLQTGEEPASSTPPLSDSFLLEKIVFSLKQGNPNSLRNHLFRLNPLLVFEVLNRFRENLQLGQRFIDLIVLNCPNFRHSSQSLSAIVHVLVSSRRQSDAQSFILRMIRKSGVSRVEIVESLASVGDNFGSNSLVFDLLIRTYVQARKLREGSEAFRALRSKGFCVSINACNSLLGGLVKVGWVDLAWEVYGEVVRSGIDLNVYTLNIMVNALCKDRKIDNVRLFLSDMEEKGVFPDIVTYNTLISGYCREGLLDEAFEILNSMSGKGLKPGLFTYNAIINGLCKKGKYGRAKAVLGEMLHNGVSPDTATYNTLLVESGRNDNILEAEEIFNEMLQHGVVPDLVSFSSLIGVFTRNGHLDQAIAHFRNMKKTGLVPDNVIYTILIDGYCRNGIMSGALKMRDEMLQHGCAMDVVTYNTILNGLCRGKMLTDADELFNEMVEKGVFPDFCTFTTLINGYCKDWNMNKAISLFETMTQRNLKPDIVTYNTLIDGFCKVGEMEKAEELWGDMISRGISPNHISYGILINGFCIMGYLSEAFRLWDEMVEKGIRPSLVTCNTIIKGYCRSGNALEADYFLSKMMLKGVVPDSITYNTLINGYVKEEIMDKAFVSINKMEKQGLLPDVITYNVVLNGFCKQGRMKDAELLLQKMIEKGVNPDRFTYTSLINGHVSQDNLKEAFRFHDEMLQRGFVPDDKF from the coding sequence ATGCAACCTCACTTTCAAATGGCCACTCAACGGCTACTGTCCCCGAAACCCACTATCAGAACCCTCACAACCATCACAAAACCTTCATTTCACGACCAAACTTGTTCTCACAGACCTCACTCCCTCTCTTCTCCTCCAAACCCTGACCTTAACCATGGCCTCAGAACCCTCCAAACCGGAGAAGAACCGGCTTCATCAACACCTCCTCTATCAGATTCTTTCTTGTTGGAAAAGATTGTGTTCAGTTTAAAGCAAGGTAATCCCAACTCATTGCGCAATCATCTCTTTCGGTTAAACCCTTTGCTTGTATTTGAAGTTCTTAACCGTTTCCGTGAAAATTTGCAACTGGGTCAGAGATTTATTGATTTAATTGTGTTGAATTGTCCAAATTTTAGGCATTCATCTCAATCTTTGAGTGCAATAGTTCACGTTTTGGTGAGTAGCCGGAGGCAATCGGATGCGCAATCTTTCATTCTTAGAATGATTAGGAAGAGTGGCGTGTCAAGGGTTGAGATTGTTGAATCTTTGGCATCTGTAGGTGACAATTTCGGGTCGAATTCGTTGGTTTTTGATTTGTTGATTAGGACTTACGTGCAAGCTAGGAAGTTAAGGGAGGGGTCGGAGGCGTTTCGGGCGTTGAGAAGTAAAGGGTTTTGTGTTTCTATCAATGCTTGTAATAGTCTTCTAGGTGGGCTTGTGAAGGTAGGGTGGGTTGATTTGGCATGGGAGGTATATGGGGAAGTTGTTAGGAGTGGGATTGATTTGAATGTCTATACGCTCAATATTATGGTTAATGCGCTGTGTAAAGATCgaaaaattgataatgttaGGTTGTTCTTATCGGATATGGAAGAGAAGGGGGTCTTTCCAGATATTGTGACTTACAATACACTTATCAGTGGATATTGTCGTGAAGGGCTCTTGGATGAAGCTTTTGAGATACTGAACTCAATGTCAGGTAAGGGGTTGAAACCGGGCCTTTTCACTTATAATGCTATCATCAATGGTTTGTGTAAGAAGGGAAAGTATGGAAGAGCAAAGGCAGTCTTGGGTGAAATGTTGCACAATGGGGTGAGTCCTGATACTGCTACTTATAACACACTGCTTGTAGAGAGTGGTAGGAACGATAATATTTTGGAAGCTGAAGAGATTTTTAATGAAATGTTGCAACATGGTGTTGTTCCTGATTTAGTTAGCTTTAGTTCACTTATTGGGGTTTTTACGAGGAATGGTCATCTTGATCAGGCAATAGCGCATTTtagaaatatgaagaaaactggCTTGGTTCCAGATAATGTGATCTATACTATTCTTATAGATGGGTATTGTAGAAACGGCATAATGTCAGGGGCTTTAAAGATGCGGGATGAAATGCTACAACATGGTTGTGCTATGGATGTGGTTACATACAACACTATTTTGAATGGGTTGTGCAGGGGGAAGATGCTTACTGATGCAGATGAGCTCTTCAATGAGatggtggaaaagggtgtcTTTCCTGATTTCTGCACTTTCACCACCCTCATTAATGGATATTGTAAGGATTGGAATATGAATAAAGCGATTAGTTTGTTTGAGACAATGACTCAGAGGAATCTCAAGCCTGACATAGTGACATACAATACATTAATTGATGGGTTTTGCAAAGTTGGTGAAATGGAGAAAGCAGAGGAGTTATGGGGTGATATGATCTCTAGAGGGATTTCTCCCAATCACATTTCGTATGGTATTCTCATTAATGGGTTTTGTATTATGGGATATCTATCTGAGGCTTTCAGGTTGTGGGATGAGATGGTTGAAAAAGGTATCAGACCCTCTCTGGTGACTTGCAACACTATTATAAAGGGCTATTGCCGGTCAGGTAATGCGTTAGAAGCAGACTACTTCTTGAGCAAGATGATGTTGAAAGGAGTTGTTCCTGATAGCATTACGTATAATACTCTTATTAATGGTTATGTAAAAGAAGAGATTATGGACAAAGCTTTTGTTTCGATTAACAAGATGGAGAAACAAGGGCTTTTGCCTGACGTTATTACATATAATGTAGTTTTGAATGGGTTTTGTAAACAAGGTAGAATGAAAGACGCTGAACTATTATTGCAGAAGATGATTGAGAAAGGTGTAAATCCTGATAGATTCACATACACCTCATTGATAAATGGACATGTGAGCCAGGACAACCTGAAGGAGGCATTTCGATTCCACGATGAAATGCTGCAAAGGGGATTTGTTCCAGATGATAAATTCTAA